The Agarilytica rhodophyticola genome has a window encoding:
- a CDS encoding VacB/RNase II family 3'-5' exoribonuclease — MLNNDAISQLSQLKKDIQASKEYGSGTVVGSNGRFGFVRLDDGRDAFLSPDKMQRVIPGDIVHVSLKKNDKDKLEADLEKLLTPALDRFIGRYRVKGNAHFVEPSGIQSSRWIFLPPKSRSKCKEGDYVVAKMLQHPFREGKPSAKIVERVGRDDEARFELKYTKAKYNLNQPEDKAQNNQTKAVEKQFSDLDLDNRSDLSHLPFVTIDAANTKDMDDAIAIESVEREGHNVSLLHVAIADPSSFIPQNSPLANASLKNGQTVYLPGGLVPMFPIQLSHHCFSLEPQKKRPALVCHIEFNQDGEVLSSNFEFAYIESKHKLSYEDVGAFIESDQDSVPEECKVILKQLHDLSVIRRQYRERHFLVVQDQIDYDYQFDEQGHIQEIKARPRNAAHQIVEEAMLATNICGAELLSQHNTGLFVVHPGFRPDRLGEVKALLKEENIVHDDLNTLEEQVKLFSTLDSKGEAPNLSLALRRMMVSSELSATKAPHLGMGLPIYSTLTSPIRRFADLYNHWCLQHIIHQKSVKKLSERDLEKLSETLQNGKQADRELYQWLLLEYTKKQIGQQARGTIRIVTQHGFGVKLDDNGIEGFILFGKDKEKKYDAKRMTLTVDKELYYLGKSVEIKIKSVDQTKRRIAFELVVKKQETVVDETVSA; from the coding sequence ATGCTCAACAACGATGCAATAAGCCAACTCTCACAGCTAAAAAAAGACATTCAAGCGTCAAAAGAATATGGCAGTGGTACTGTCGTCGGCAGTAACGGCCGGTTCGGTTTTGTCAGATTAGACGACGGACGGGATGCTTTTCTTTCGCCTGACAAAATGCAGAGAGTAATACCGGGCGATATCGTCCATGTTAGCCTCAAGAAAAACGATAAAGATAAACTGGAGGCTGATTTAGAAAAACTACTGACGCCGGCTCTTGACCGCTTTATCGGACGCTATCGTGTTAAAGGCAACGCACACTTTGTTGAGCCTTCAGGCATCCAATCGAGTCGTTGGATTTTTCTGCCGCCAAAATCTCGCAGCAAATGTAAGGAAGGGGACTATGTGGTGGCTAAGATGCTACAACACCCCTTCCGCGAAGGTAAACCTTCGGCAAAAATCGTCGAGCGGGTGGGACGCGATGACGAAGCGCGCTTTGAATTGAAGTACACAAAGGCCAAATATAATCTCAATCAGCCTGAAGATAAGGCCCAAAATAATCAAACTAAGGCTGTTGAAAAGCAGTTTAGTGACCTTGATCTTGATAATCGCTCCGACTTGAGTCATCTACCTTTTGTCACTATCGATGCGGCCAATACTAAAGATATGGATGATGCCATCGCCATCGAATCTGTAGAGCGAGAAGGTCACAATGTTTCTTTACTGCACGTGGCCATTGCTGATCCATCGAGTTTTATTCCTCAAAATTCGCCGCTCGCGAATGCCAGCTTAAAAAATGGACAAACCGTATATTTGCCCGGTGGCCTAGTGCCGATGTTCCCTATTCAGCTGAGCCATCACTGCTTTTCTTTGGAGCCTCAGAAAAAGCGTCCCGCGTTAGTGTGCCATATTGAATTCAATCAAGACGGAGAAGTGCTTAGTTCAAACTTCGAGTTCGCTTATATTGAATCTAAACACAAGCTTAGCTATGAAGACGTTGGCGCCTTTATTGAAAGCGACCAGGATTCAGTGCCCGAAGAATGCAAGGTCATACTCAAACAGTTACATGACCTTTCTGTAATAAGACGCCAATATCGTGAGCGACATTTTTTGGTAGTACAAGACCAAATAGATTATGACTACCAATTCGACGAACAAGGTCATATTCAAGAAATCAAGGCACGGCCAAGAAATGCAGCACATCAGATTGTCGAAGAAGCGATGTTGGCTACGAATATCTGTGGCGCAGAACTACTTTCGCAGCATAATACTGGCCTGTTTGTGGTTCACCCTGGATTCCGTCCAGATCGTCTAGGCGAAGTCAAAGCGCTATTAAAAGAAGAAAACATTGTTCACGATGATCTCAACACTCTCGAAGAGCAAGTAAAACTTTTCAGCACATTAGATAGCAAAGGCGAAGCGCCAAATCTCAGTTTGGCCTTACGGCGAATGATGGTAAGTTCCGAGTTGAGTGCCACAAAGGCCCCTCATTTAGGCATGGGCCTGCCTATTTACAGTACCTTAACTTCACCGATAAGACGTTTTGCGGATCTTTATAACCACTGGTGTCTTCAACATATTATCCACCAAAAGTCAGTTAAAAAGCTTTCTGAGAGAGATTTAGAGAAACTTTCAGAAACCCTACAAAATGGTAAACAAGCAGATCGTGAACTTTATCAATGGCTACTTTTAGAATATACAAAGAAACAAATAGGCCAACAGGCACGCGGTACTATTCGTATTGTCACCCAACACGGTTTCGGCGTTAAACTTGATGATAATGGCATTGAGGGTTTCATCTTGTTTGGCAAGGATAAAGAAAAAAAATACGACGCTAAGCGCATGACCTTAACTGTGGATAAGGAATTGTATTATTTAGGCAAAAGTGTCGAGATTAAAATTAAATCCGTAGATCAGACAAAGAGGCGTATTGCCTTTGAGCTGGTTGTCAAAAAGCAAGAGACGGTGGTCGATGAGACCGTGAGTGCTTAA
- a CDS encoding peroxiredoxin-like family protein, with product MSICCLSAYADKVPEDAAKVCPIKVGQEIPKVTLQGIDGKNVDLAAKIGEKPTVLVFYRGGWCPYCNVHLGELKTIESDLKAMGYQIVAISPDLPKNLKQSMDKNEISYTLLSDSKATAVKAMGLAFKVDAETYKKYLGYNIDLEEASGEKHHILPVPAALITDTSGKVRFSFHSPDYKVRIDTDVLLAAAKSALK from the coding sequence ATGAGCATATGCTGCCTTTCTGCTTATGCGGATAAAGTACCTGAGGATGCCGCCAAGGTTTGTCCGATTAAAGTAGGGCAAGAGATACCTAAGGTGACACTTCAAGGTATTGATGGTAAGAATGTTGATTTAGCCGCTAAAATAGGCGAAAAGCCCACTGTATTAGTGTTTTATCGCGGTGGTTGGTGTCCCTATTGCAACGTGCATTTGGGAGAGTTGAAAACCATAGAGAGTGATTTAAAAGCAATGGGCTATCAAATCGTGGCGATTAGCCCCGATTTACCCAAGAACCTCAAGCAAAGCATGGATAAAAATGAGATCAGCTATACGTTACTATCGGATTCCAAGGCCACAGCTGTTAAAGCTATGGGCTTAGCCTTCAAAGTGGATGCTGAAACGTATAAAAAGTATCTGGGTTACAATATCGACCTAGAGGAAGCGTCTGGTGAAAAACATCATATCTTACCTGTGCCGGCAGCACTTATTACCGATACTTCAGGTAAAGTGCGTTTCTCTTTTCACAGTCCCGATTACAAGGTGCGTATCGATACCGACGTGCTGTTAGCAGCAGCAAAATCGGCTCTTAAGTAG
- a CDS encoding tRNA (cytidine(34)-2'-O)-methyltransferase: MFHIALYEPQIAPNTGNIIRLIANNGCHLHLIEPLGFDLDEKKVRRAGLDYRDLANVSRHQNYQAFLKAVEGRRIFACTTKGTRSHDKAGFQVGDVLLFGSETAGLPPAVMDSFNPQDRLRIPMLENNRSMNLSNAVAIISYEAWRQNNFEGGF; the protein is encoded by the coding sequence ATGTTTCATATCGCCTTGTATGAGCCTCAAATTGCCCCTAATACCGGCAACATTATCCGACTTATTGCCAACAATGGTTGCCATTTACATCTGATAGAGCCTCTAGGTTTCGATCTCGATGAGAAAAAAGTGAGGAGGGCTGGACTTGATTATCGTGATTTAGCCAATGTCAGCCGTCACCAGAATTATCAGGCTTTTCTTAAAGCAGTAGAGGGTCGAAGGATCTTTGCATGTACTACCAAAGGGACCCGGTCTCACGATAAAGCGGGCTTTCAAGTAGGAGATGTCCTATTGTTTGGTTCGGAAACCGCCGGCTTGCCGCCTGCAGTTATGGACAGTTTTAATCCGCAGGATCGCTTACGCATCCCTATGTTAGAAAACAACCGCAGTATGAACTTATCTAATGCGGTCGCTATTATTAGTTATGAAGCGTGGCGGCAAAATAACTTCGAAGGTGGTTTTTAG